The Hydrogenispora ethanolica region ATTTTCACGAGTTGGCCGACGATGTGAACGCTGTCGTTCAATGGGCCGCCGATGAGAATCCCAACCTCCCGGTATTTTTGATCGGCCATAGTATGGGCGGGCTGGCGGTTACCCTTTTCGGCACCAAATATCCGGGCAAGGTCAAGGGCATCGTGTTGTCGGGAGCGTTAACACGCTATAATCTGCACGTTTTAGGTGAACTCCCCCTGGCGCTGCCAGCGGATACCTATGTGCCGAATGCGCTCGGCGACGGAGTATGCGGCGACCCGGACGTGATCGAGGCGTACGGCAAGGATCCGCTGGTGGAAAAGCAAATCTCCATCGGGCTGATGAATTGTTGTTATTACGCGGTGGAATGGCTGAAGGAAAATCCGCGGCAGTTTACCGATCCCGTATTGATCCTGCACGGTTGCCGCGATGGGCTGGTCAGCGAGAAAGATTCCCGGGACTTTTTCGGGGAGATTGCTTCCGAGGACAAGTCGCTGAAGATTTATGCCCAGCTATGCCATGAGATCTTCAACGAAAAATGCCGCGACGAAGTAATGGATGAAGCCATCGCTTGGCTGGAAAAGAGAGTCTGACCCAAATACCGGAGTCCGGTAATCCTTAAATCCGCGAACCATGGTTCTGATAATTTCCGAACCATCCTCATTAAAACATTAGACTCCAATCAACATTAGCTCCGGCTAATCGCATTGTTTATCCCAATCAAACGGACCGGCGGCCGCGCCGGTCCGTTTTTCTTCGGGACGGAAATGTGCAACGATTAAGCTATACAAGGTTTTCCGCGGGAATATTCCTTTTCGCGAGGATACTCGGGATTTCTATTCGCCATACCGTTGTGGGAAGATAACTTCCAAAATTTATTAAAAAACTTTCGGAAAACTATTGCATTCATGAAACGGACGTGATATTATTTAGACACAACGAATCATTCTTCCAAGGAAATGATTCGGGGGAGCCAGAACCGCCCGGCCGGGGGTCTTTCCCAAGATCAAGAAGTCAAGTTGGACTAAAAAATTAAATTTTAACAATTGAAGGAGGACCCCATGATGAATTTTTCGATTGCCGACCGGATTCGCCGTTCCCAAAACATGCTCGCGGGACTCAACGCCAATAGCGAAAAATTGGCCAAACGCGGCATCGACGCCCAGTTTTTGACCCAGTACACCGCGGAGTACCAGACCGCCATCGATTTGGACGGCGAGCACGAGGCGGCCAAGGCCCGGGCCAAGGAGCGGACCGCTGCCTTCCACAGCCAGCTGGAGAAGGCCGACGAGTACTATGCCCAAGCCCGGAAACTGGTCAAGCTGGAGATCCCCCAAGATCTGTGGAAAGAATTCGGCATCTATGACGAACGGTGAGTGAATCCCAACGCCGCCCTTCCCGGATGCCGGGAAGGGTGGCGTCATTTTTCGGTCCCCGCAACCTCCCGCAACCGGCGGGGCCCGGCCGCCGAAATCGCAATTCTAACCGCTTCATAACGCCAATATACTGTAGAAACTGGCGTTTTTTTGGGAGGATTAGCGATGCGAAGCCCGGTATGGAGCAAGCTCAAGGTGTTGTTCGGAGCTTTGTTGGTCACGTTATTCACGGTTTCATTGATGATTTTTCCGGCGGAGGGGGTCAAGGCGGCCGTCGCCGGACTGCGGGTCTTTTGGGAAGTGGTCCTGCCGTCGTTGTTGCCGTTCTTTGTGCTGTCCGAGATTCTTTTGGGAATGGGCGTGGTCCATTTCCTGGGGGTGCTCTTGGAGCCG contains the following coding sequences:
- a CDS encoding alpha/beta hydrolase, producing the protein MVVDGMMESFDGTKLHFRKDIPEHPKAVVVIVHGLCEHLGRYEYLTGKLFGKNFSVYRFDHRGHAQSEGKRVFYQNFHELADDVNAVVQWAADENPNLPVFLIGHSMGGLAVTLFGTKYPGKVKGIVLSGALTRYNLHVLGELPLALPADTYVPNALGDGVCGDPDVIEAYGKDPLVEKQISIGLMNCCYYAVEWLKENPRQFTDPVLILHGCRDGLVSEKDSRDFFGEIASEDKSLKIYAQLCHEIFNEKCRDEVMDEAIAWLEKRV